From Echinicola soli, a single genomic window includes:
- a CDS encoding polysaccharide pyruvyl transferase family protein: MEPTVTTYFQGNTQFDNTGDVLINKSLIELFRNYGKIVLNDQKLPDFYKAALELKKEEASSNGKGSFYRQLFGKALSSMFKKSQKVVMVAGPPGHIFGNSREKIKKNLEYSVFLIMLTLMGVRIVRMGFSMGPIGKQQAVSERVRAWFTHHYWVRDSISLSLAHSIGIPKARFFPDLAWTYHANGVDLSKANKDEIIFSFRDSIYKDDAGQRYKDALIERLMYIIDHLKGQYRLKITYQVAGDYDFCKALYEILLEKGYDVSFMEEQITLETAGEAYQNGVAILTNRLHGALLAAKYDVLPLVLTDIDRHLKIKGIYEDAGLSDLLLEAGQSNDALLQKVNMLLHQREEIFRKLDDLEKRYEALTTESMQRALR; encoded by the coding sequence ATGGAACCTACAGTTACTACTTATTTTCAGGGCAATACCCAATTTGACAATACGGGTGATGTGCTCATCAATAAATCCCTCATTGAGCTCTTCAGAAACTATGGAAAGATAGTGCTCAATGACCAGAAGCTACCGGATTTTTATAAAGCAGCCTTGGAATTAAAAAAAGAAGAAGCCAGCTCCAATGGAAAGGGGAGTTTTTACAGGCAGCTGTTCGGGAAAGCACTGAGCAGCATGTTTAAGAAGAGCCAAAAGGTGGTCATGGTAGCAGGACCTCCCGGACATATTTTTGGAAACTCCAGGGAGAAAATCAAAAAGAACCTGGAATACTCGGTTTTTTTAATCATGCTGACGCTCATGGGGGTCCGTATCGTCAGGATGGGGTTTTCGATGGGCCCCATTGGCAAGCAACAGGCAGTGAGTGAGCGGGTAAGGGCCTGGTTTACCCATCATTATTGGGTGAGGGATTCTATCTCATTGTCATTGGCCCACTCGATCGGTATACCAAAAGCACGTTTTTTTCCGGATCTGGCGTGGACTTATCATGCCAATGGCGTAGACCTGTCCAAGGCAAATAAGGATGAAATCATTTTTAGTTTCCGTGATTCCATCTACAAAGACGATGCGGGACAGCGATACAAAGATGCGCTCATTGAGCGGCTGATGTATATCATCGATCACCTGAAGGGACAGTATAGGTTAAAAATCACCTATCAAGTGGCTGGAGATTATGATTTCTGCAAGGCATTGTATGAAATTCTTCTTGAAAAAGGTTACGATGTGAGTTTTATGGAAGAACAGATCACCCTTGAAACCGCCGGGGAAGCTTATCAAAATGGTGTCGCTATTCTTACCAACCGCCTCCATGGGGCACTTTTGGCCGCAAAGTACGATGTGTTGCCGTTGGTATTGACCGATATTGACAGGCACCTTAAGATCAAAGGAATTTACGAAGATGCAGGGCTGAGTGATTTACTCCTTGAAGCCGGCCAAAGCAATGATGCATTGCTTCAGAAAGTGAATATGCTATTGCATCAACGAGAGGAGATATTCCGAAAACTTGATGACCTGGAAAAGCGATATGAAGCTTTAACTACCGAAAGTATGCAAAGGGCACTGAGATGA
- a CDS encoding glycosyltransferase family protein produces the protein MRSVYVFPMRRREDLEKKSPYINHLTKYLSERFKVINYGRKPKLGVMDIFFNSRKADIFMFNWAENKTGIQGWVLWLSIHWLKLNSKKIVWTHHNVHPHKANSFVCRLLMDTIKDKSDKIIIHTQESKKHFTSREIGKMLYFFHPLFDRDPLFLEDQDVPKTTDILVWGRVRKSKGVDDFLQFMKERKLFEKYRVRVVGKFEEGTFPGYLREYSHDNLLLEDRFVTEEELNALHREAKFVFFPYTGSSVLNSGALISSIPRMTPIIGPRVGAFKELSDRKLIFSYDVMDDLENYLESAQAVSPEENKAKVRAFFGEYTWSKFSEFLSHNL, from the coding sequence ATGAGAAGCGTATATGTCTTTCCAATGCGGAGACGGGAAGACCTTGAGAAAAAAAGCCCCTATATCAATCACCTGACCAAGTACCTGTCGGAACGATTTAAAGTGATCAACTATGGACGTAAGCCGAAGTTGGGGGTGATGGACATTTTTTTCAATTCCAGAAAAGCAGATATTTTTATGTTTAACTGGGCAGAGAACAAAACAGGTATTCAAGGTTGGGTACTTTGGCTGTCCATTCATTGGCTAAAACTCAACAGCAAGAAAATCGTCTGGACCCATCACAATGTCCATCCGCATAAGGCCAATAGCTTTGTGTGCCGACTTTTGATGGATACCATCAAAGATAAATCCGATAAAATCATCATACATACCCAAGAGAGCAAAAAGCACTTTACCTCGAGGGAGATCGGTAAGATGCTCTATTTTTTTCATCCCCTATTTGACAGGGATCCGCTCTTTTTGGAGGATCAGGACGTGCCAAAGACAACCGATATATTGGTATGGGGACGAGTGAGAAAGAGCAAAGGAGTGGATGATTTTCTTCAATTCATGAAAGAGAGAAAACTCTTTGAAAAGTACCGTGTTCGTGTGGTGGGAAAATTTGAAGAGGGTACTTTCCCGGGGTATCTAAGGGAGTACAGCCATGACAATTTACTTCTTGAAGACCGCTTTGTGACCGAGGAAGAATTAAATGCCCTTCACCGGGAAGCCAAATTCGTCTTTTTCCCCTACACTGGATCCAGTGTGCTCAATTCCGGAGCACTGATTTCTTCCATTCCACGGATGACTCCTATCATTGGTCCTCGTGTGGGTGCATTTAAAGAACTGTCGGACAGAAAGCTGATTTTCAGCTATGATGTCATGGATGACCTGGAAAACTACCTGGAATCAGCACAGGCGGTAAGCCCTGAAGAAAATAAGGCAAAAGTGAGGGCTTTTTTTGGTGAATATACCTGGAGCAAATTTTCTGAATTTTTGTCACATAATCTATAA
- a CDS encoding O-antigen ligase family protein: protein MNKFVIAGIVVLFCILKWAYHNYKGEHSNQFLISLFVILIAFNFSYPIYSYFVAFDFGDMEVDKLGAFGNRYRLNSFFLIVPLCMFLGHYKLPKLGNWKNFWLWVVVAFVVISLLNPINPFPLSVWVFVFYAFQLLFSLAYLKANFKRSTIFKGLFFGFLFVTVLQAIITVFYPILNVSYFATLFKGEVTLEASLKREGYVSAIGIFGHPGPLAVYCLYVGIFFFACYLNNYRRKLSFGLLFANIFIILFTFSRTTYMTCVLVLVFMMVAFFSKSSVFSLKNIILTTTGIALLLFILYLTPLSELFLGSDFDSQIEVRLSSWLLGYKIWKVAPVFGVGINSHVYYMAHFLKITEDLFILEFLTTNPIHNIHMIVLSETGMVGFGLWLAFFRSKILGRLKVIKTKVMIPDILNLTFVGVLVAFILYGIFGWAPFYREIMATAFALCYFSYSREELQQLINIMLLRSAKEVANG, encoded by the coding sequence ATGAATAAGTTTGTAATCGCAGGAATTGTTGTGCTGTTTTGCATCCTCAAGTGGGCATATCATAACTACAAAGGGGAGCACTCCAATCAATTCTTGATCAGCCTTTTTGTTATACTGATTGCCTTCAATTTCAGCTATCCTATTTATTCTTACTTTGTAGCTTTTGATTTTGGCGATATGGAGGTGGATAAGTTGGGGGCATTTGGAAACCGCTACCGGCTGAATTCATTTTTTCTGATTGTCCCACTCTGCATGTTTCTGGGACATTATAAGTTGCCTAAATTAGGAAACTGGAAAAATTTCTGGTTGTGGGTGGTGGTGGCTTTTGTCGTGATTTCTTTGTTAAATCCCATTAATCCATTTCCCTTATCCGTGTGGGTATTTGTATTTTATGCCTTTCAGCTCTTGTTTTCCCTGGCTTATCTAAAAGCCAATTTTAAGCGTAGCACCATTTTCAAAGGATTGTTTTTCGGATTCTTGTTCGTTACTGTCTTGCAGGCGATCATTACCGTTTTCTATCCTATTTTGAACGTATCCTATTTTGCAACGCTTTTTAAAGGAGAGGTTACTTTAGAAGCTTCGTTAAAGAGGGAAGGGTATGTTTCGGCCATCGGTATATTTGGTCACCCGGGCCCGTTGGCAGTATACTGCCTGTATGTTGGGATTTTCTTTTTTGCCTGTTATTTAAATAATTATCGTAGGAAACTGTCTTTTGGGTTGCTGTTTGCCAATATCTTCATTATTCTATTTACCTTTTCCAGGACCACTTACATGACGTGTGTTTTGGTACTGGTATTTATGATGGTAGCCTTTTTTAGCAAATCCAGTGTGTTTTCCCTGAAAAATATAATATTGACCACCACAGGCATAGCCCTGCTGCTGTTTATCTTATACCTGACGCCTTTGAGCGAATTGTTTTTGGGGAGTGATTTTGACAGCCAGATAGAGGTGAGGCTATCCTCTTGGCTTTTGGGGTACAAAATCTGGAAGGTTGCCCCTGTTTTTGGAGTAGGGATAAATTCCCATGTCTATTATATGGCACATTTTCTGAAAATCACAGAAGACCTGTTTATCCTGGAGTTTTTGACCACTAATCCCATTCACAATATCCATATGATTGTACTAAGTGAAACGGGAATGGTGGGCTTTGGTCTTTGGCTTGCATTTTTCCGATCAAAGATATTGGGACGTTTGAAAGTCATCAAAACGAAGGTGATGATTCCCGATATACTGAATTTGACCTTTGTCGGGGTTTTGGTAGCGTTTATACTATATGGCATCTTCGGATGGGCACCGTTTTACCGTGAAATCATGGCCACTGCCTTCGCCCTGTGTTATTTTTCTTATTCGAGAGAGGAACTACAGCAGCTAATAAATATTATGCTGCTGAGATCAGCAAAAGAAGTAGCCAATGGATGA
- a CDS encoding polysaccharide pyruvyl transferase, whose protein sequence is MEYLYYKSKKGNFGDDLNGWLWPQLFGTNGSSSDFYFVGIGSLLHNDSHVVKGLDAGRRKVVFGTGVKPSKVYAKMSLDDTWDVMFLRGPLSSGELNRKDPYITDAAYAIRLLDDFDKLSQQPKKYKISLMPYFHSTDYFDWQKICDQLGYHYISPHSEKGVEFTLQEIAASECLITEAMHGAIMADTLRVPWHRFILSTPHTEGGRISDFKWTDWLMSIDIPFPQSTYIPFYQMGPIGKLTKLLTKNHVSLEYLPKQKVSKEVKEKLKDIDMFYLSTDETIGGIDSKIHQKIADFKAQYL, encoded by the coding sequence ATGGAATATTTATACTATAAGTCGAAAAAAGGAAATTTCGGCGATGATTTGAACGGCTGGTTATGGCCACAGCTTTTTGGCACTAACGGATCATCCAGTGACTTTTATTTTGTAGGCATTGGCTCCTTGCTGCATAATGACAGCCATGTGGTGAAGGGATTGGATGCCGGACGAAGAAAAGTAGTCTTTGGCACCGGGGTAAAACCCTCAAAGGTCTATGCCAAAATGAGCCTTGATGATACTTGGGATGTGATGTTTCTTCGTGGCCCATTGTCGTCCGGGGAACTAAACAGAAAAGATCCTTATATTACCGATGCGGCTTATGCAATCAGGCTGCTGGATGATTTTGATAAGCTGAGCCAACAGCCTAAAAAATATAAAATAAGCCTGATGCCTTATTTTCACTCTACCGATTACTTTGATTGGCAAAAGATCTGTGACCAACTAGGTTATCATTATATATCGCCGCATTCAGAAAAAGGAGTTGAATTTACACTTCAGGAAATAGCTGCATCAGAATGCCTTATCACAGAGGCCATGCACGGAGCGATCATGGCGGATACTTTGCGGGTGCCATGGCATAGATTTATCCTTTCGACACCACACACCGAGGGAGGAAGAATATCTGATTTCAAGTGGACGGATTGGCTGATGTCGATCGATATACCATTTCCTCAGAGCACCTATATTCCTTTTTATCAAATGGGGCCAATTGGCAAACTGACCAAACTGCTGACCAAAAACCATGTTTCGCTGGAGTATCTTCCAAAGCAAAAAGTGAGCAAAGAGGTAAAGGAAAAACTCAAGGATATAGATATGTTCTATTTGTCCACGGACGAAACCATCGGGGGGATAGACAGCAAAATCCATCAAAAGATAGCCGATTTTAAGGCACAGTATTTATAA
- a CDS encoding MATE family efflux transporter: protein MNAANRVVFNTGIQYGRIIVSVGISLFTTRIVLDALGAEDYGIFNLVAGVIVMLSFLKNAMATSTQRFLSFYQGKKDKVMQAKIFWNSLFFHFLLGIVLLVLLELAGLFLFDGFLNIPLNKLDEAKQVYHFMIVNVFFLILSVPYNGSLVAHENMIYVALVNILEVLLKLAIAIFLYHTIGSKLVIYGLLMAGISSVSFMVYAIYCTRAYQECKIKNRTGIETSLLKELGAYASWNLFGSLCSLGRTQGLAVILNLFFGAIINSAYAIANQVGGQLMFLSSTMLKSINPQIMKSEGNGDRKRMLRLAMIASKFGFFLLSIVAVPFIFEMNNILSVWLKDVPDYAAIFCQMVLVGSIINQLTIGLQSAIQATGRIKAYQATVGGVLLMNLPLAFLLLKMGFAAYSVLVGYIVVEFIACCLRLYFLNRLAGLSVRQYMDRVILKEIIPLMVLVGTCLLSINIFDFEFRFLLTIVLAAIGTAIAINFWGLCDDEKEIVTKGLLKIKQKITKKRNWLLNN, encoded by the coding sequence ATGAACGCAGCAAATAGGGTAGTCTTTAATACAGGAATCCAGTATGGCAGGATAATCGTTTCGGTGGGGATTTCACTGTTTACGACGAGGATTGTCCTGGATGCATTGGGAGCGGAGGACTATGGGATATTTAATCTGGTTGCTGGGGTGATTGTGATGCTTTCTTTCCTGAAAAATGCCATGGCCACCTCTACCCAGCGGTTTTTGTCATTTTATCAGGGCAAAAAAGATAAAGTGATGCAGGCTAAAATATTTTGGAACAGCTTGTTCTTCCACTTCTTGTTGGGGATTGTATTGTTGGTATTGCTGGAGCTTGCTGGACTTTTCCTATTTGATGGTTTTCTCAATATTCCCCTGAACAAGCTGGATGAGGCTAAACAGGTCTATCATTTCATGATAGTCAATGTGTTTTTTCTCATCTTATCCGTGCCCTATAATGGTTCGCTGGTGGCACATGAAAATATGATCTATGTGGCATTGGTAAACATCTTAGAGGTATTGTTAAAACTGGCCATTGCCATTTTCCTTTATCATACTATAGGCAGCAAACTCGTGATTTATGGACTATTGATGGCCGGAATCAGTAGCGTCAGTTTTATGGTTTATGCCATTTACTGTACCAGGGCTTATCAAGAATGCAAGATAAAAAACCGGACGGGGATCGAAACGTCGCTGTTGAAGGAACTGGGAGCATATGCCAGCTGGAATTTATTTGGTTCCCTGTGCAGCTTGGGCAGGACACAAGGATTAGCGGTGATTTTGAACCTGTTTTTTGGGGCCATCATTAACTCGGCATATGCCATTGCCAACCAAGTAGGTGGGCAACTGATGTTTTTATCCTCCACCATGCTAAAATCCATCAACCCACAGATCATGAAGAGTGAAGGGAATGGGGACCGAAAGCGCATGCTGCGGCTGGCGATGATCGCCAGCAAGTTTGGTTTTTTTCTGTTGAGCATTGTGGCCGTTCCATTCATATTCGAAATGAACAATATTTTGTCCGTCTGGCTGAAGGATGTCCCTGATTATGCAGCGATATTCTGTCAAATGGTATTGGTAGGATCCATTATCAATCAGCTGACCATTGGACTTCAGTCTGCCATTCAGGCGACGGGGCGAATAAAGGCCTATCAAGCCACTGTCGGAGGGGTACTTTTGATGAACCTTCCCTTGGCATTTCTATTACTGAAAATGGGCTTCGCAGCTTATTCGGTTTTGGTGGGGTATATCGTAGTGGAATTTATCGCATGCTGCCTGAGGCTATATTTTCTTAATAGATTGGCAGGGCTTTCTGTCCGTCAATATATGGACAGGGTGATCCTCAAGGAAATCATTCCCCTGATGGTTTTGGTGGGGACCTGTTTGTTGTCCATCAATATATTTGACTTTGAGTTTAGATTTTTACTGACCATTGTTTTGGCAGCCATCGGAACTGCTATTGCGATAAACTTCTGGGGACTTTGTGATGACGAGAAGGAAATTGTCACCAAGGGACTATTAAAAATCAAGCAAAAAATAACTAAAAAAAGGAACTGGCTTTTAAATAACTGA
- a CDS encoding mannose-1-phosphate guanylyltransferase: MNRIVNVVLSGGVGSRLWPLSRKSRPKQYLPIFDGETLFQKTVCRNRPFADEILVVGNKDNYELSRKDMDGSNLAAYTELVEASPRNTAAAIAFSAFHSHEEDVLFVTPSDHLITPGDAYEAALKRAIELATQGNIVTFGLKPSHPETGYGYIEATGEDVKAFHEKPRQERANYFFENGGYLWNSGMFCFRAGVFLEELRRYETEIFDQAYGAYMLKKEIFLPQEESLQIPSLSVDYAVMERSKKIKVVSADFDWSDMGSFEAIYDYFKEKGHYLDGSGNMVIGTDTHIEFTGLSNTLLIFTNDAVLALKKENSQEVKEVFQRLENERPELVM, translated from the coding sequence ATGAACCGGATTGTTAATGTGGTGCTTTCAGGTGGTGTAGGGAGTAGGCTATGGCCGCTTTCCAGAAAAAGCCGTCCAAAGCAGTATTTGCCTATTTTTGATGGAGAAACGTTGTTCCAAAAAACTGTGTGTAGAAATCGGCCGTTTGCTGATGAGATACTGGTGGTGGGTAATAAGGATAACTATGAGTTGTCCAGAAAGGATATGGATGGGAGCAATCTTGCCGCATACACGGAGCTCGTGGAAGCCAGTCCAAGAAATACCGCCGCTGCCATTGCCTTTTCGGCTTTTCACAGCCATGAAGAGGATGTGCTTTTTGTGACGCCCTCGGATCACCTGATCACGCCGGGGGATGCCTACGAAGCTGCGTTAAAGCGTGCGATTGAGCTGGCCACACAGGGTAATATTGTGACCTTCGGTCTGAAGCCTAGTCATCCCGAGACGGGCTATGGCTATATTGAAGCTACGGGAGAGGATGTCAAGGCATTCCATGAAAAGCCAAGGCAGGAAAGAGCCAATTACTTTTTTGAAAACGGAGGTTATCTGTGGAATTCAGGGATGTTTTGTTTTAGGGCAGGTGTATTTCTTGAGGAGCTGAGAAGATATGAGACCGAGATTTTTGATCAAGCTTACGGTGCCTATATGCTCAAGAAGGAAATTTTTCTGCCTCAAGAAGAATCACTTCAAATCCCGTCACTTTCTGTTGATTATGCGGTGATGGAGCGATCAAAGAAGATAAAGGTAGTTTCCGCTGACTTTGACTGGTCAGATATGGGGTCTTTTGAGGCAATTTATGATTACTTCAAGGAGAAAGGGCATTATCTGGATGGATCAGGAAATATGGTGATCGGGACTGATACTCATATTGAATTTACAGGGCTTAGCAATACGCTGTTGATATTTACCAATGATGCGGTGTTGGCATTGAAAAAAGAAAATTCCCAAGAGGTGAAAGAAGTGTTTCAGCGATTGGAAAACGAACGGCCAGAACTGGTCATGTAA
- a CDS encoding UDP-glucuronic acid decarboxylase family protein — protein MKRILVTGGSGFLGSHLCDRLLKEGNEVLCVDNLFTGRKSNIHHLLDEKNFEFLRHDITFPLYVEVDEIYNLACPASPVHYQFDPVQTAKTSVIGAINMLGLAKRLKARILQASTSEVYGDPELHPQPESYKGSVNTTGIRACYDEGKRCAETLFFDYHRQHGVDIKVMRIFNTYGPRMHPNDGRVVSNFIVQALKGENITIFGDGMQTRSFCYVEDLIEGMYRLMNSREGFTGPVNIGNPGEFTMLELAQEILDLVGSGSQLKFLPLPQDDPMQRQPIIHMAKKELDWEPKVRLREGLIETINYFDRILKVPV, from the coding sequence ATGAAAAGAATTTTAGTGACAGGAGGCTCGGGATTCTTAGGATCCCACCTCTGCGACAGACTGTTAAAGGAAGGGAATGAGGTACTCTGTGTGGACAATCTTTTTACCGGTCGAAAATCAAATATTCATCACTTGTTAGATGAGAAAAACTTTGAATTCCTCCGGCATGACATCACCTTTCCGCTATATGTGGAAGTAGATGAAATTTATAACCTAGCCTGTCCGGCCAGTCCGGTTCATTATCAGTTTGATCCCGTGCAGACGGCCAAGACTTCAGTCATCGGGGCGATTAATATGCTGGGGCTTGCAAAGAGGCTAAAGGCAAGGATCCTTCAGGCCAGTACATCAGAGGTGTATGGCGACCCAGAATTGCATCCGCAACCTGAAAGCTATAAAGGCAGTGTCAACACCACTGGGATCAGGGCATGTTACGACGAAGGAAAGCGGTGTGCAGAGACCTTGTTTTTTGACTACCACAGACAGCATGGCGTGGATATCAAGGTCATGCGGATATTTAATACCTATGGCCCCCGGATGCACCCTAATGATGGAAGGGTAGTGAGCAATTTTATCGTTCAGGCGCTAAAAGGGGAGAACATTACCATTTTTGGGGATGGGATGCAGACCAGAAGCTTTTGTTATGTGGAGGACCTGATCGAAGGAATGTACCGATTGATGAATTCCAGAGAGGGGTTTACAGGGCCTGTCAACATCGGAAATCCTGGAGAATTTACCATGCTGGAATTGGCGCAGGAGATATTGGATTTGGTAGGAAGCGGTAGTCAACTGAAGTTTTTGCCACTTCCTCAGGATGATCCTATGCAGCGTCAACCGATTATCCACATGGCAAAGAAAGAGTTGGACTGGGAACCTAAAGTAAGGCTGAGAGAAGGCTTGATAGAGACCATAAATTATTTTGATAGAATTCTAAAAGTACCCGTATGA
- a CDS encoding GumC family protein, whose protein sequence is MLAKNTHVNQLPELNQEEDVDVKTILNNYLRHWKVIVACTILGILLAYAASKVMTPIYKVNGSVLVGEESQDLGADFLGASSLLQPKNNIENEIGILTSYALTEQVVEELKLNVSYFEEGVFSKNSLYGNIPLNITVNWNREQLVGGMLALEVLSEETYQLSIDNDALYIYNPKDPYFKKELEEELEGLTGEHKFGETVQGDYFEFQVNNISGQPGEILFFKFSDTHSQVIKYQKAISVAPTNKLASILQISMETPIRKLGQDFINSLMRVYLERELSEKNKATANTISFIDDQLNGITDSLSYFENRLQEYRTKNHVFNLSEEGVMIFERLQDYEKQRSEIELKLDYYHTLEDYLLGETEEGLVAPSIIGNTDPLLNSLVVKLSELQTERLRLKSTYSSSTPALEQINTQIKTTRQSVLENTKSAKNNTKSSLAEITNRINQVEQEINKLPETERNLLGIQRKFSINENIYLYLLQKRAESQIVLASNTPKNSILDTARAAEKPVEPKTLINLVLGAFAGLILPVGFIFVRNFFNNKVEDPKELEEQIPTPLIGMIGKSPSKQGNVLTVMKKPKSTISENFRSLRADMTFLSPGAKKLTILFTSSISGEGKTFCSVNLASVYAMMGKKTILVGLDLRKPKIAEEFGMINDRGVSTCLSVGMPWKEAVKPSGYDNLDVLLSGPVPPNPAELLAQGYFKEMIGDIKANYDVLILDCAPVGLVSETKELFSLADINMYVFRQNYSPKANIQLLKGLVEKGGVKKMYSLLNDVDFEIGQYGYAYGYGYGSNGYHENDREESNWLGKLVGKK, encoded by the coding sequence ATGTTAGCGAAGAACACCCATGTAAATCAGCTGCCTGAGCTTAATCAGGAGGAAGATGTGGACGTCAAGACCATCCTTAATAATTACCTGAGGCACTGGAAGGTAATTGTGGCCTGCACTATTTTGGGGATTCTTTTGGCCTATGCTGCTAGTAAAGTGATGACTCCTATTTATAAGGTGAACGGCTCTGTCCTGGTAGGAGAAGAGTCCCAAGATCTAGGCGCGGACTTTCTGGGGGCGAGTTCTTTGCTTCAGCCAAAGAATAATATCGAAAATGAAATTGGGATTCTTACCTCCTATGCGCTGACAGAGCAAGTCGTGGAGGAGCTAAAGCTAAACGTGTCTTATTTTGAAGAGGGTGTTTTCTCCAAAAACAGCTTATACGGTAATATTCCACTTAATATCACTGTAAACTGGAATAGGGAACAGCTGGTAGGGGGGATGCTGGCACTGGAAGTGCTCAGTGAAGAAACTTACCAATTATCTATCGATAATGACGCTCTCTATATCTACAATCCTAAAGATCCCTACTTCAAAAAGGAGTTGGAGGAAGAATTGGAAGGATTGACAGGAGAGCATAAGTTTGGTGAGACGGTACAAGGAGACTATTTCGAATTTCAGGTAAACAACATTTCCGGTCAGCCTGGAGAAATTCTGTTTTTTAAGTTTTCCGACACTCATTCGCAGGTGATCAAATACCAAAAAGCCATCAGTGTCGCACCTACTAATAAACTGGCATCCATCCTTCAGATCAGCATGGAGACGCCCATTAGGAAATTGGGGCAGGACTTCATCAATAGCCTTATGCGCGTCTATCTTGAGCGGGAGCTTAGTGAAAAAAATAAGGCTACTGCCAATACCATAAGTTTTATCGATGATCAGCTCAATGGAATTACGGATTCCCTAAGCTATTTTGAAAATAGACTTCAGGAATACAGGACCAAAAATCATGTGTTTAATCTCAGTGAGGAAGGCGTGATGATTTTTGAAAGACTCCAAGATTATGAAAAACAACGGAGTGAAATCGAACTGAAACTGGATTATTACCACACCTTGGAAGATTACCTTCTGGGAGAAACTGAAGAGGGGCTGGTGGCCCCATCCATCATTGGAAATACTGATCCATTATTAAACAGCCTTGTAGTCAAACTGTCCGAACTTCAGACTGAACGTTTGAGGTTAAAATCCACCTATTCATCATCCACACCGGCTTTAGAACAGATCAATACGCAGATCAAAACCACAAGACAGTCGGTTCTGGAGAATACTAAGTCAGCCAAAAATAACACGAAAAGTTCGCTGGCTGAAATTACTAATCGTATCAATCAAGTGGAACAGGAAATTAACAAGCTGCCAGAGACAGAGAGAAACCTGTTGGGGATACAGCGAAAGTTTTCTATCAATGAAAACATCTATTTGTATTTGCTCCAGAAAAGGGCGGAGTCTCAGATCGTTTTGGCTTCCAATACACCTAAAAACTCCATATTGGATACCGCAAGGGCAGCTGAAAAACCAGTGGAACCTAAAACCCTCATCAATCTAGTCCTGGGGGCATTTGCCGGTTTGATCTTGCCTGTAGGGTTTATTTTCGTTAGAAACTTTTTCAATAATAAGGTAGAGGATCCCAAGGAACTGGAGGAACAGATTCCTACCCCGCTAATAGGAATGATAGGGAAAAGTCCGTCGAAACAGGGAAATGTCCTGACTGTCATGAAAAAGCCAAAATCCACTATTTCGGAAAACTTCAGAAGCCTCCGTGCAGATATGACCTTTCTAAGCCCGGGTGCAAAGAAGCTGACCATACTTTTTACCTCATCGATATCAGGGGAAGGTAAAACATTCTGTTCTGTCAATTTGGCCTCGGTATATGCCATGATGGGCAAAAAGACCATTTTGGTCGGTTTGGATCTTCGGAAGCCAAAGATTGCAGAGGAATTCGGAATGATCAACGACCGTGGAGTGAGTACTTGTCTGAGTGTAGGAATGCCCTGGAAAGAGGCAGTCAAACCATCTGGCTATGATAACCTAGATGTGCTCCTTTCCGGTCCTGTCCCACCAAATCCGGCGGAGCTTTTGGCGCAAGGTTATTTTAAAGAAATGATCGGAGACATCAAAGCAAATTATGATGTGTTGATCCTTGATTGTGCACCTGTAGGACTTGTTTCAGAAACAAAGGAGCTGTTCTCTCTGGCCGATATCAATATGTACGTGTTTAGACAAAACTATTCGCCTAAAGCAAACATCCAACTCTTAAAGGGATTGGTAGAAAAAGGCGGAGTGAAAAAGATGTATTCGCTATTAAATGACGTCGATTTTGAAATAGGACAGTATGGTTATGCCTATGGATACGGTTACGGGTCAAATGGATACCATGAGAATGACAGAGAAGAATCTAATTGGCTAGGCAAACTAGTTGGTAAAAAATAA